The sequence ggctgcccgagccagcagtggcaacctgcttgggtccccttccacactgtggaagctttgttctttcgctctttgcaataaatcttgctactgctcactctttgggtccacactgcctttacgagctgtaatactcaccgtgaaggtctgcagcttcactcctgaagccagcgagaccacaagcccaccgggaggaacgaacaactccagatgcgcagccttaagagctgtaatactcactgcgaaggtctgcagcttcgctcctgagccagcgagacccctaacccaccagaaggaagaaactctgaacacatccgaacatcagaaggaacaaactccggacacgctgcctttaagaactgtaacactcaccgcgagggtctgcagcttcattcttgaagtcagtgagaccaagaacccaccaattccggacacaggaggatcgcttgagcccaggaattcaagaccagcctgggcaacacagcaacaccccatctctacaaaagttgtaaaattagctgggcgtgatggggtgcatctgtagtcctagctacttatcCTAGCCttggtgagaggatcacttgagcccaggaggttgaggctgcagtgagccatgattgcatcactgcactccagccggggtaacAAAGtaagaccgtgtctctaaaaataaataaataaataaataaaaataaaataaatttggcaACTAAGTTTAAATGGTGTtctcattattcccattttacagatgcagtcACTGAGGCCCCAAGAAGTTAAGCGATCTGCCTAAGATTACATACCTTTGTTTATATGTGTTGGAATTTTTCAATTCTCTGTGGAAATCCAcatcctccacccccaccccagactCAAACACAACTGCTCACACCACGGCCCACCTGCGCACTCCACACATATCCTTGAAGTGCAGActtcctcccatccttccccaggaAGATTCCCTGGTCTGTGGGGTAGCGCGTGTTGGCGtggtctctccttccctcccatgCTTCTAGATTCCTCTGTAGGGTCccagttttgtttttggtgtgGCAGCAAGCTCACTGCCTTTTTGAGTACTGTATGTCAGTGAGTTTGCATGCACACACCCGGAGGAGGGATGTGTGCGCATGAGGGGTATCTGGGCAAGTGGGCTTACTTGCCCACCTGGGGCACATGTGGGTACAGTGCAGTGGAGCATACATTGCCTAGATTGTAACCGTGTGTGTGCCTAGACACAGGCGAATGATCCCATGTGGGTGTTCATGAAGGGCCTGCCCCCTGCATGTTTGGGGGTCTGTAGAATAAGTCTCcatttctctccccttcccaaaTAACTGCCACCATCTTCAGTTCAGACTCCTGGGCCCCAGGTAAGGGGCTGGTGAAAACCGCCTCTGACTGGGGACAGAGACACCTGAGTCTTAAGCCCCACCCAGGCTGCTAGTGCCCTTGAGCAGGCATCACCCCACCCAGGCAGCGGGAGTGTCCTCACCCAATGGGATAGGGTGACATGGGGGAGGAGGTTTGAAGCGGGGAGAAGGCAGCGAGGCTTTCAGCTCCCTAGATGGGAGGCTCATTACCCTAGCACTCAGTAGGTTGTAGGGAAGGGGGACTGAGCCAGGACTTGGCACTGACTACAAAGGGTAGGGGCAGCCCCCAGCACTCCCGCCGCGGCAGGCCAGGGGAGGGGCTGTGACGTTTGGTGGCCTCATGCAGCTGAGAGGAAGTAGCTAATTGCCAACCTGATGACTGGCGGCTGAGGAGTGGGGTGATGATGCCACTGGCAGAAGCAGGCGCCCTGGCCCAAGGAGGAGGCCCTTCAGCAACGGAGTGGGCCTGCATTCTGCGGAGGGTGAGACTGAGGTGGCTGCAGTCAAAGGAGAAGGGGGCAGGGGTTTGTTGAGGCTGTGACCGTGGGAAAGCGCTTCTCCAGGGCTTCCCTCAGCTTCAAGGAGAAAGAGTTCAGAGGCCCTGAGGGGATGAAGGGACTTGTGAAGGGGCTTCAGGGGGATGGGTTGGGGGGAAGGAGGTTCCTATTCTTACACCCCTTCTGCCTATGCTCCCCCAATGTTCCggtctctcccttcccccaccttgGCCCCCTCTTTGGCCCTTGTGGCCAAAGTTGTTGAGGAAGAAGGGAGTAGATGGAGGGCTCTTTTCACCAGAAGACCCCCAGGCACAAGCAGCCCATCTTACTGATGGTCAGAGCATCCAAAAGAAGTGGCGAGACTTCAGCTGTCCTCAAAGCAGGAAGACAGAGTGTTTCCGGCAGAAAGAACAGCACAAGCAAAGGTTAGGCAGTGGGGTCTGGAGAGGCTGGTGGAGGACTGGGGCTTGGCTTCAAGGGTTATGAAAGGAGGTAGGCAGGATGTTCTGCACCAAGGGCCACACTGTCCCTTCCTGGAAGAAACAGTGGGTACCCAGCACCCACAGCTTCTCCCACATGCCGGCCACCGCCTCTGGCCCGGGCAGACCTGGCCCTCAACTGCCTGAGCAAGCCTCACAGGATGGGGACCCCACCCCACCTTCATTATTCTCAAGTGCATCAACCCCAAAGGACTGAAGCCCTGAGTCCCGATAAACAGGTTCCATCCATCTGTAGGCCAGTCCGCTGGGCCCCTAGCACCCCCTATGGGCAGGAAGCAACACTAATGGAGGAGGAGCCTCCAGcagcctggggtggggtgggggtgggagagtgAGACGTGAGGGAGGAGACAGACTTGCCCTCTAGGAAGCGGACAGACCATGCCTCAGGAAACCCCAGTGTCACAGGTCACAGACACTGACCTTGAAGCGTTACTCTCACGGGTGAAATTTAGCCCCTGTCCTCAGGAAGCTCCCAGTCTAACGGGGGACACATATAGTGCTCTCAGAGCGGCCTTCTTTAGGGTGAAACTCAGCATCTGGCTTCAGGAAACTCCCAGTGTAAGGGGAGAGACACGACCCTGCCCTTAGGGATCTCTCAAACGGGGGAGACCCACTGGATTTTCGGGAACCATCAATCTGTTTCCAGACATGGATTAGACATTTCAGCGCCTCAAGggctgccaagaaaaaaaaatacaagacgTCCAATTAAATTGAATATCAGATAAACAACGAATAATATTTTAGCATAAGTCTGTCCCATACAATATTTGGGACAGACTTACACTATTAAAAGTATTCAATTTAACTGGAAgtcttgtgtttttatttgccAGATCTGGTAACCCTAGGTGCCTCCAGtttgagggaggagagaggacacCCCCTCCATCCCAGACATGGGAAAGCAGGTAAACACCTCGGCGTGCTCcggagggcaggggtggggcagcAGGAGAGTCCTGGGGCTCCGGCTCGCGGCAGTTTAAAATTCCTTCCAGGCCAGAGCCCTAATCCCTCGGTGCACAATGGCCGCCTTCTCCCCCGCCGCCCGCGCCCACGCCCTCCCCCGCGGGGCCGTGGCAGTGCCACCAAGGGCCTCTTTAAGCCCCTTTGAAGCCGCGGAGCCCCGCGCCGCGGGAGGCCCCGCCGCTATGCCAGCTATGCCAGCTATGTCCCTGCTGCCGCCGGCCGCCACCGCTCCCCCATTAATGCTGGCTAATCTGGCTAATAAATAAActcccctcccagccccagccccgcgCCGACTCCTCCCCGCCCCCGCAGAATCGATGTCAGGGCTCGACTAGAGCAAGCGGccacactccaccccactccctcgAGATGTAGCTGACTTTTTTTCTTATGGCTGCCCTAGGTCTGTAGCCCGTCTGTGATTCTCGGGGAGACGTGGGATTTGGGAGGTCTCCGCCTAGCCACTGCGATGGCCTTCCTCTTTTCAAGTCCACCTGCGCACCAGGGGCAGGACACGTGGCTGGGTGCAGACGCGGGCCTGGATGTCGCGGAGGACTCGCGGGCCGGCAGAgcgcgcggcggcggcgggaggAGACGCAGGTCACGCCCCCTTCCCACCGCCTCCCGCCGCCTACGGTGCGCGCGCGCCGAGGAGCCCGGGACAGGTGACTCCTAGAGGACTGCGTCTGCGCCTCCCCCGGCGGGAGTCCCTTCTTCGCGGCCTCTGCCGCCCCCTGCGTCCCCTCCTGGGCTTCCGAGAGTCTGACTCAGCCAAGCCGGCATCGCTTGGCCTCCTACAACTCACCCCCAGCGCAAGAAGAAATTACAGGATTGCAGGGGCACGGCTAATGCGCTCTAATTACCCACCGCCGCTGTCATCCGCGGCGCTCCGCGGCGCTGGGCCAACGCGCCGTAATTAAGACGCGGCTCCCCGGTCCCGGAACCCTGCCTTCGCCACCCCCCACCCACCTCGCGGTCCCCAGGACCACCGGCTGCCGACTCCTGCCGCCCTCCGGGACTGCCCCTCAGTCCCAGGAGAGCTATGAGGCCTCACTGTGGGCAGAACTTGGGGAGACCGAAGCCGGCCCTTCCACTTCCCTAAACCTACAGTCCTCGAAGGTCTCTGCTGGAAGAGActgggagagtggggaggggccagggaccTATTTCGTTGACAGAAACACTGAGGTCTATTGGAAAGTTAGCCTTCAGTGGGAGGAGTGGCAAAGGCATGCAGGGCAGCAGTACCCCCGTTTGGCACTTGAGGCacggagaagggaagggaagtctGCCCAGCCAGAACTCCCAGACCTGCTCGTTTAACAGTGGCTTTATGAGCAGCATGACGGACTCCCTCCCCTGGCGGGGAAATTACCTTCCTGCGAAGAAAGGTGACATCCTTGCCACAGACACGGAGGCCCCGCCTGCTGACCAGCTGTGGCCTGCTGGTCATAGGGGAGCTGGTGAGGAGTGAGGTGGCTCTGGCCTCCCATGTCGGGTAGGGTGAGAGAGGCCCTGAAGATAGAAGCCAGGCCCGAAGGCCAGAATTAAAGGGGTAGCTTGGCCATCAGCTCCTTCCGCCAAACCAGGCTCAGAGCGCTCCTCTATCAGGAATTCTTTCCTGAGGTCCAGGGTGTTGCAAACTCATGGCCTTGGGCCACGTTTTACCTTCAGTGAGGTTTTGTTTGGCTTGCAATGAGTACATGGGTTTTAGGTTGAATGTGAGAGTCTGCAGACAATGTGGGTTCTCCGACTGCCCTCCCAGTGAAGGTGGACCTCTGATTTAGACCAGCCCGCTGGGCCCGTGCCTTCATCCTTTTCCTCAGCGGCAGGATCTTAGTCCCCATGATTGCTGCCCCTTTGTGGTCTGCACGTTTCTTGGTAAGGGTGCCCAGTCAAGTGTCTCTGGGAGCCCCCTCTTCTCTGTCATCGTCAGGCTCCCCACTTGCAGTGGCTATGGTGGCTGCACATGCTCCCGGATACCCTTCCAGCACTCCCTTTTGTCATCTTGAGTTTCAGTCCGTGACTTGGGTGGCACCCTATCTTCTCCACCAGGGATGGCAGCTATTTTTCTGCCGTGAGACTAGAGGTTGCTTGAGAACAGGAAATTGGATCTCTCCCTTCAGACTGGGATTTCACTAAGGGCTGTAGAAGGGGGTAATATGGGAGGATTATCTTCTATCACAGGGCGCGCTCTGAGGGCACGCTGTGTCTCCGATTCACACTGATGGTTCCCTGAGGATGGGGCTGTTTCTCCCGTCAGACTGGGGCTCCCTGAGTCAGGGCTGTGTCTCCCCTCAGACTGGGGCTCCCTGAGTCAGGGCTGTGTCTCCTCTCAGACTGGGACTCCCTGAGGACGGGGCTGTGTCTGCCTCAGACTGGGACTCCCTGAGGATGGGGCCGTGTCTCCCTCAAAGTGGGGCTCCCTCAGGACAGCGTTGTGTCTCCCCTCAGACTGGGGTTCCCTGAGGACGGGGCTGTGTCTCCCCTCAGACTGGGGCTCCCTGAGGACGGGGCTGTGTCTCCCCTcagactggagctccctgagggcagggctgtCTCCCCCCTTCAGACTGGGGCCTCCCCCAAAGGACAGGGACTGTGTCTCCCCTGGGACTAGGTTCTTTGTGTCTTCTGCATCAGACAGATTCCCATGAGGACAGGGCTGTCTCCCCCTCCATCTGGAGCTCCCTGAAGGCAATGGCCTCTCCTGTCAAATGGGACATttgcaccccaccccaccctctggCTCCCCATGGCGCCCAGGCATTCCTCCCAGGACACCATTTGTCACGCTTTGATGAATGAAACTTACTAAGAATAACTCAGTCCTTGTAGACTCTAAAggacagggggagggagagggaggaggctggTGATTGTGGGGGTGCTGGGGGAGGAAGGACACAATCCATTTATTCAATAGCATTTCCTGGGTCCCCAGCTGGGCACTGGGGGAGACACAGTGAGTGCCACAGAGCCCCCTACTGTGCCATTTCTGCCACTGACAGCCAGGGATGTCCACAGGACCCCTGAGACAGAAAGTTCAGGTCCCTGCTTCAGAGCCTCCCCACCCCAGCAGTCATTACCTCAGGGCCAGCCAGCCCCCTCAATGCCAGTCATGagctccctctgcccctcccttcAGTGGAGGGGAGACTTTGAAATCAGGTGCTTGGGGTGGGGGCACTGCTCCCAGTGGGGATGTGAGGAACCTGGAGGATGAATCCCTGTCCCCCGCCCTCCCCCTACTCTATTCttccttaccctgcccctttcCACTCCAAAACCCCAAGCCTCTGGTTCATATTCGAGTGACTTTTCCAATGCAACTGTTCTCAGGGGGCCCTTGGGAACCGGGAGGCTGTGACCTTAACCCACTTCTTTGGACAGTGCCTTCCTGGCACTCCGCCTCCACCTGCCACCTCCTGAGAGGAACATTTCGGCTGGTCTTGGCAAAAACATCAGTCTATGATCCAGGCAGCCTGGTATAgtaccagctctgccactgacaccACTGTGACCTTGGGAAGCCGTTTACACATAtgggtctcagtttctccatatgTAAAATGACTTTTGTTTAGCTTTCCTGATTTTCAAACCTTTTTTTCGAACAGTGAATCCTCTTGTTTAAATTGTAAATCATGTGGCACCTCTGTTCTCTGTGGGAACATAGGAAAAGGTTGGGGGTTCTTTGGTCAAAACAGGGGTGGGCTTCATGCCCCAGCGGTTAGTCCATgacacatgaatgcacacatacgTGTGCACACAGATCAGCTCCCGGGCACTGCAGAGTCCACTTCACAAACGTATGAACTCTGAAATCCTTTCCTGCTCAAACATTCTGGGACCCTGACAGGACTGGGAGCTCTAGAACCAGGGGTGCCGACAGCTCTAAGGAGGAGGCTGTGATTTCAGACCCCTGGGCCTGGAGCTGGGGCTTGAGCCAGCAGGAGTTCCTTTCCACACTTGGGTCCAAAGTCACTGCCTGGGCAAACCCTCACTGctctctgccctccccacccaTCCAAGCCAGAGGTCAGATAGGCTTGTCTGATGCCGAGCCCCCTTAGAGGGGTGGCGGGGGCCAAGTGGAGACACAGTGTCCTTCCTTAGTTGGGAGGGGGCAGCAGGTTGGGTGGCAGGTTCTGGGAGTTCTTCTCTGGAATCCCTCTCACATGCCTTGGAGGAGGGTCAGAGTGGCAGAGTGGGAGGGCCAGCAGGGCCCTGCAGTGGCTGAGGGCAGGGGGCTGATCCCAGGAAGCCCAAGGCGGGCAGCATAGGTAGGGGAGACTCAGGGAGCTGCACCACTCCATCCACAAGTGTGAGAATTTGATACCAACAGGGAACGCAGGTAGGACAGGGCCCATCAGACACTGATGACAGGAGGGCAAGAGTGAAGAGAGGAGCAGGTACAGCCCAGGGAAGAAAAAAGTCACCAATAAGAGGCAGGCCTAGGCCTGGGCTCCCAGCTTGGGGCAGCAGAGCAGATCCCTTCAAGGGAGAAACCACAGATATGCCCCAGCCTCTCCTTGATGCTGTGAGTCAGGGGTGCTTAGAAGGGCTCGTGTTCAGTTCCAAATGCCCAGGGTCACCACGAAGGAGGTGCTGCCCCCTCCCCTGCACCCCAAGCAACCTGCATCTGCATGCCCTGGAGAGGCCATTGCTCTGGATTTCCCTCAGGGAACACGGCCGGGGAGCTGCTGTGAGAGTTTTCCCTGAGTCCCCACCTCCCTGAGATGTACAATGAGGGAAAGGAAGAGGTATCTCACTGACTTCTGTCCTTCCATCTCAAACAaagacactctctctctctctctctctctcgctctctctttttCTGGCATTTGTCCCCAGGGAATGCCTAGAGACTTCACAGCCTTGGCTCTGGAAACCCCTAGACAGCCGCTGTGTTGCCAGGCACGGCTCTGGGCACCGAGGCTACAGCAATGAAAAAACAGCCAAGTTCTCTGCCTTCATGGCGCTCACATTCTAGGCAGGGAAAGACAGATGATCAACAAGTGAAAAAATCATAAAGCTCAGGTCATGGTGTGGCAAGTATTAGAGTGGAGAgcgatggggtggggtgggggcgctGTTTTATATGGGGTAGTCCAAAAATATCTTTGTGAGGTGGTCACATTTGAGTGGAAACCTGGACGGCAAGAAGCTAGTCGTGCTTTGGGGTCAAAAGGACTCcagaatttcagttttttaaacagaaaacatgTGTTTACCCATAAACATTAAAGGGCAGGGAAATTAGAACTATGCTTCTGGAGCACCTATTATATGTCTAGCACCATGATGGAAAATTCATAGACATCATTTCCCATCGCCCTCTTCAGAACCCTGTGTGTCACAcagcattgttttcattttacagatatcaAATGAGAAATCCATAGAGATTATTTCACGCATTTAATAAGATTTATTGAGTATTCGCCTCTGAAAACGCTGTAATAAATCCCATATGGACCCTGCCCTCCTAGAGCCTACAGTCTGTGAGAGCGAGGAGAagggtcagggagggcttcctggaggagcccACGTCTAAACTGAGCCCGAAAGGATGAGGAGGGGGTGACAATTGAAGTGAGTTGGCAGGGTCAGAATTTCAGGCAGAAGGAGCAGCCTGCACAAAGGCCTGGAGCCTGGAGCACGGTTCCCTGCAGTTCCAGCAGGGAAGAGAGAGTTGTGCAGGATGGTCCAACCTGGAGTGGGAGTGGGACAAGCTAAGGCTGGGGGGctggctggggctgggcaggAGTGGCAGGGTAGGTCCAGACTTCCTTCATGGGAGACCATGCTACGAAAGGGTTATAAACAGAGAAGTAGCAGGGCCAGGTGTCTCTTTAAAAGGCTTCctgtggggggctgaggcaaggactgggctgggggctgggagagggggtGTGGCACCAGCAGCAGTGAGACTGGTGGGCAGAAGTAAAGGACTGAGGAGGGGGTCTTGGCCAGGTTcctgaggaggctggggtggtGAGTAGGACCCCGCAGGCAGGGCAGATGGGCCACTTGGTGTGACTGTTAGGCAGGGCAGGTGAGTGGAGTCCTAGCCAGAGCTCTGATGACCTGGCTACCTCCAAGTGACAGGGTTACCAATGGCAAAAGGTGGATGCCAGCCAACAGCAAGGCCTATCAGGCAATTCCTACAGGCTGACACACTGTACCCACATGTACACACAGGTGTGtgcacaccacacagacacacaaatacacatgcatCTGGCCCCACTCCCCCATCTGTATTGATAATGGGCTGGGAAGGAGCACGGGAGCCGGGGCAGAGATCGCAGAACAGCAGCACCTGGCTTAGCTCAGGCCTCAGGCCCTGTGCACCtctttctggagccccagggcagATGCCACTCCATAGCTCAGGCCTGTAAGTCCCCCAACTCCTCATATTCCCTGAGAACCTGCTTGTAGGTACCTAATCTAGGATAAGCAGACACCCTCCTGGTCACATTAACAGGGAATGCATCCCTGGGCTTCACAGCCAGCAGCAGAATCCAGACTCGGAACAGACCCTGATGGGTGGAGGGAATAGGCCATACCAGAGAGATGAGCATTCACAGGGCCAGTGCAAGGACTCGAACTCAAGGTCAGACATTCAACAGCTCAAACACAGTCTGGGGGAGGCGACACATAAGAACAATTTGTGTGAGCATTTCTGGGAGGAGGCTTGCCCCTCAGGGAGCAATGAGCGTGCAGACTTGGGCTGCACTAATGGGAGGGCTGAGTCCAACCACAGAGGGGCTGCACCCTGGGCACCAAGCTGGCCAGGCCCTCCTGGAGCAGTGGGTCCAGACGTGGGGACCTCCTCAAGGGGACAGTGACAAAAACAGTGACAGGGTGGGGAGGAGTCCAGAAACCCCATCATATGAGGAAGTGCCACAGGGGTATTTCACCCCAAGAAAGAAAGCCCTTTCAGTGGTTGGTATCCCACTTTTACATGCTCTACCTGATGCCTCGCCCTGGTCTTGGGGTTGCACTTAATAGAGGCAGCTTTGCAGCTACCCATTTGGTTGATCTGTGGTGCCTCCCTAACTAGGCTGTAAGCTGTGTGAGGTCAGAGGCTGTATATGCTTTTTACCATTGTTTTCCTGGTGCCTGTCCCATACTGGAAGCTCAATAACTGTCTATAcatggaaagaagaaggaaggagggaaggaagaaaaaagaaggaaggaagggaggaagggaggaagggaagagggaggaagggaggtaggaaggagggaaggagggagggagaaagggcgggaggaagagagaagggaaggaaggaggaaagcagggagataggaagggagggagggcgaaggggaggggaagggaaagggaaggggggaagaaaggaagaaagagagttgAGCATGCCTTGAATGCTCTAAAGGCTGCCATGCCAAGGAGGGTTAAACTGGTTCTCCAGGAGCAGAAGAAATGCCAGCAGAAGGTGAACTTAGGGAGTCAGTTTTTAAATCACCGACAGTTAGAAATCTTAAAAGTCAGATGGTCACAATGTCGATTGGATGGTCCCAAAAGACTACGAGCTTCTCAGGAATGAGTTTAAGCAGAAGCAAAAGTAGCGCTTCGCAGAGGTGCTGTTGCTTCAATGAAGGAACCAACAAACGGTGagtgaattaattaatgaatgaaaCTTCACCACTGAATACTACAGAGAATTTCACATGCTGGACAGAAGACTGGAGACCTCTGACGTTTGTCTCAGAAGTGAGTCTGTGAGACTGGCACTATGCCAGACCCCAGGTAGGCAACGAGCCATGGGTCCTGTCCTCAAAGAGCTCAGTGAGAGACGCACGCAGCACACGCACAGAGGCAGAAAAGCACACTTTGAATCTCTCTAGCAACCCCAAACAGGTCATGCTGGAAGACATTCATAGCAGGGCAAGGAGAAATGTCTTGAGAGAAGCTCAGCCCTGACTCCCCTCCCCATATCTTCTCAGCTTTCTCAAGGAGGTAACTTTCTAGAACCCCCTTTGGGCCACTTTCCCAGGGGTGACCCTTTGGCACACATCTGTCCTGAGGTCGTGGCCTGTCTGGCAGCCTCCTCCTCAGGGTTAGGAGTGGGGTTGGCACCTGGCCATCCTGCAGAGGCCAGGGGTAGGTGCTTCAACAGCCCCAGCTCTGGGACGTGTGCAGGTGCCCTAGTTCCAAGCCCCCACTGGCAGGTTCAGAAGCCTGAGACATATGGGCAGGCCCTGACCCCTTGCCTGCAAGCTTCCTGAGAGCAGGGATCATCTCTtacctgcctcggtctctcag is a genomic window of Pongo pygmaeus isolate AG05252 chromosome 5, NHGRI_mPonPyg2-v2.0_pri, whole genome shotgun sequence containing:
- the LOC129038550 gene encoding uncharacterized protein LINC03040, which encodes MMPLAEAGALAQGGGPSATEWACILRRKTPRHKQPILLMVRASKRSGETSAVLKAGRQSVSGRKNSTSKDLVTLGASSLREERGHPLHPRHGKAVHLRTRGRTRGWVQTRAWMSRRTRGPAERAAAAGGDAGHAPFPPPPAAYGARAPRSPGQVTPRGLRLRLPRRESLLRGLCRPLRPLLGFRESDSAKPASLGLLQLTPSARRNYRIAGARLMRSNYPPPLSSAALRGAGPTRRN